The Anguilla rostrata isolate EN2019 chromosome 18, ASM1855537v3, whole genome shotgun sequence genome has a window encoding:
- the LOC135244449 gene encoding disks large homolog 2, with protein MEAQTDDGRPIPQINEFSEAESISRKPRPSRGDVRDLREARRLQKHRAPHGQHIPECIGAPEKQGQHGAMQRAATHNSLASQMPLKLQMKIYGQRGSLGISIAGGRGSLPYKEHDEGVFISRVAKGGPAEKAGIHIGDRVLEVNGLNMQEMTHHEAVCALRNAGSCVKMKVLRERSVCPALFTAPPIHAEAPEMDSPADRNPANPTNPGNPGPKRHNSEPECRLPGAIEAVVLCNGNGASSAEPEKPMGWTARDAEASFKANAFQVVKNTMAIPRIILTHPSTSDEDIEPLTQDPEDKDLDDFGDLESHAYSDCLNNAFYPP; from the exons ATGGAGGCTCAGACTGACGATGGAAGGCCCATCCCCCAGATCAATGAA TTCTCGGAGGCGGAGTCCATCTCCAGGAAGCCGCGCCCCTCTCGGGGGGATGTGCGGGACCTCCGGGAGGCCAGGAGACTCCAGAAACACAGAGCCCCTCATGGACAgcatatcccagaatgcattggggCCCCAGAGAAGCAGGGTCAGCATGGGGCTATGCAGCGGGCAGCCACACACAATTCATTAGCATCACAAATGCCATTGAAG CTGCAGATGAAAATTTATGGGCAGAGGGGCAGCCTTGGGATAAGCATcgccggggggaggggctccctGCCTTACAAGGAACATGACGAG gGCGTCTTCATCTCCCGAGTGGCCAAAGGAGGACCTGCGGAAAAGGCGGGAATCCACATCGGGGACAGAGTGCTGGAG GTTAATGGCTTGAACATGCAGGAGATGACCCACCATGAGGCAGTCTGTGCACTGCGGAACGCTGGCAGCTGCGTGAAGATGAAGGtgctgagggagaggagcgTGTGCCCAGCCCTGTTCACGGCCCCGCCCATCCACGCTGAGGCGCCAGAGATGGACAGCCCTGCGGATAGAAATCCGGCCAACCCCACGAACCCAGGGAATCCCGGGCCCAAACGACATAACTCTGAGCCTGAATGCAGGTTGCCGGGGGCGATAGAAGCCGTTGTTCTCTGCAATGGAAATGGCGCG AGCTCGGCTGAACCAGAGAAACCCATGGGCTGGACAGCGAGAGATGCAGAAGCCTCCTTCAAAGCCAACGCATTTCAGGTTGTCAAAAACACCATGGCG ATTCCGCGAATTATCCTCACCCACCCGTCTACCTCAGATGAAGACATCGAGCCTCTAACACAGGACCCAGAAGACAAAGACCTGGACGACTTTGGTGACCTGGAAAGTCATGCCTACTCAGACTGCTTAAACAACGCTTTCTATCCACCCTGA